One Azospirillum sp. TSA2s genomic region harbors:
- a CDS encoding helix-turn-helix domain-containing protein, with the protein MSQEKLGEAIGLTFQQVQKYERGSNRISAGTLYRLGQVLDVPVSFFFDTYNDAGGLRRSRGGFQESDDDDTQISRREARLLRLWRAAPSHVSDEMLSLLSALSPEIKEPPEGPDEGEDGDPGSSTSQDPMQSSNGGSSLAGSEIVAAAPERESARKASRTLRSDAPRVKPVKSADGSSESKARRRHGAVWDPTDILRATKPSPRS; encoded by the coding sequence ATGAGCCAGGAAAAACTTGGCGAGGCGATCGGCCTGACCTTTCAGCAGGTTCAGAAATACGAACGCGGCTCCAACCGCATATCGGCCGGAACCCTGTACCGTCTTGGACAGGTGCTGGATGTTCCGGTGAGCTTTTTCTTCGACACCTACAACGATGCCGGCGGCCTGCGCCGCTCCCGCGGCGGCTTTCAGGAGTCGGACGACGACGACACCCAGATCAGCCGGCGCGAGGCGCGGCTTCTGCGCCTGTGGCGCGCCGCCCCCTCCCATGTGTCGGACGAGATGCTGTCGCTGCTCTCCGCCCTGTCACCGGAAATCAAGGAGCCGCCGGAAGGCCCCGACGAGGGCGAGGACGGCGATCCCGGCTCCTCGACGTCCCAGGACCCGATGCAGTCATCCAATGGCGGCAGCAGCCTGGCGGGCAGCGAAATCGTCGCCGCGGCCCCGGAGAGGGAAAGCGCCCGCAAGGCCAGCCGCACCCTGCGCAGCGATGCGCCACGGGTCAAGCCGGTGAAATCCGCCGACGGCTCCAGCGAGAGCAAGGCGCGCCGCCGTCATGGGGCGGTTTGGGACCCGACCGACATCCTGCGTGCCACCAAGCCGTCGCCGCGAAGCTGA
- a CDS encoding dynamin family protein, with product MTPRQALQQRLAALDAHLRAENPNLLPVLPTFRAFDRILAGLGLIDRHESLTTRIPWWPMVAVLGTFSAGKSTFLNGYLGEVLQNTGNQAVDDKFTVICHGPETRKEALPGTALNADPRFPFYRIADEIEKVAAGEGKRIDNYLQLKTLAGPRTKGKIFIDSPGFDADDQRRSVLRLVDHIVELSDLVLVFFDARHPEPGAMQDTLRHLVAKTVNRADARKVCYILNQVDTTAKEDNLEAVFGAWQRAIAQAGLVSGRFYAIYDQRSAVDIEDDGRRARYEARRDHDLAEIHTRINEVEVARAYRIIGSIDSLTKELEGEVLPKLREAMATWRRRVLTGDAVWGVLLLALLGTVVQTVGGGFGAFLGWLFENADGGLPLHLIGTAVLLGGLFLAGHFKIRQFFARRIAASLSDRFGDVDLDLRAAFLKNTRFFRSIFAKQPAGWGGRARRAIFAIREATAVHVQRVNDLYTDPAGRRAREAAPGPAAAAE from the coding sequence ATGACCCCCCGGCAAGCCCTTCAGCAGCGCCTTGCGGCCTTGGATGCCCATCTGCGCGCGGAAAACCCCAACCTGCTGCCGGTCCTTCCGACCTTCCGCGCCTTCGACCGCATCCTGGCCGGGCTTGGGCTGATCGACCGCCATGAATCGCTGACCACCCGCATTCCCTGGTGGCCGATGGTCGCGGTGCTCGGCACCTTCTCGGCCGGCAAGTCGACCTTCCTCAACGGCTATCTGGGCGAGGTGCTGCAGAACACCGGCAATCAGGCGGTCGACGACAAGTTCACCGTGATCTGCCACGGGCCGGAGACCCGCAAGGAGGCGCTGCCCGGCACCGCGCTGAACGCCGACCCGCGCTTTCCCTTCTACCGCATCGCCGACGAGATCGAGAAGGTGGCGGCCGGCGAGGGCAAGCGGATCGACAATTACCTTCAGCTGAAGACGCTGGCCGGCCCGCGGACCAAGGGAAAGATCTTCATCGATTCGCCGGGCTTCGACGCCGACGACCAGCGCCGCTCGGTCCTGCGGCTGGTGGACCATATCGTCGAGCTGTCGGACCTCGTGCTGGTGTTCTTCGACGCCCGCCATCCGGAACCGGGCGCCATGCAGGACACGCTGCGACATCTGGTCGCCAAGACGGTCAACCGCGCCGATGCCCGCAAGGTCTGCTACATCCTCAATCAGGTCGACACCACGGCCAAGGAGGACAATCTGGAGGCGGTGTTCGGCGCCTGGCAGCGCGCCATCGCCCAGGCCGGTCTGGTGTCGGGCCGCTTCTACGCCATCTACGACCAGCGCTCCGCCGTCGACATCGAGGATGACGGCCGCCGCGCCCGCTACGAGGCGCGCCGCGACCACGACCTCGCCGAGATCCACACCCGCATCAACGAGGTGGAGGTCGCCCGCGCCTACCGTATCATCGGTTCGATCGACAGCCTGACCAAGGAGCTGGAGGGCGAGGTGCTGCCCAAGCTGCGCGAGGCGATGGCGACGTGGCGCCGCCGCGTGCTGACCGGCGACGCGGTCTGGGGCGTCCTGCTGCTGGCGCTGCTGGGAACGGTGGTCCAGACGGTGGGCGGAGGCTTCGGCGCTTTCCTGGGCTGGCTGTTCGAAAATGCCGACGGCGGGCTGCCGCTGCACCTGATCGGCACCGCCGTGCTGCTGGGCGGGCTTTTCCTGGCCGGGCACTTCAAGATCCGCCAGTTCTTCGCCCGCCGCATCGCCGCGTCCCTGAGCGACCGCTTCGGCGACGTCGACCTGGACCTGCGGGCGGCCTTCCTGAAGAACACGCGCTTCTTCCGTTCGATCTTCGCCAAGCAGCCGGCCGGTTGGGGCGGGCGGGCCCGCCGGGCGATCTTCGCCATCCGCGAGGCGACGGCGGTGCATGTCCAGCGCGTCAACGACCTCTACACCGATCCGGCCGGCCGCCGCGCCCGGGAAGCCGCGCCCGGCCCGGCCGCCGCGGCGGAATGA
- a CDS encoding ABC transporter substrate-binding protein, producing the protein MRDSAGGVKRAALGAVMAGLLLCAAPARPSALETQSGPVPAPYTGLDLVTGNDYAPYTGEDLPGGGLVTELVRQAFAVGGRRYDVRFMPWKRGYDGVVLGRFLATFPYVRTPEREREVLFSDPVIEVRQFVYLSKRSAMEFHEGGAGGKPGGDSGGVTDFRGRTVCQPAGYALPAELEELVQLGRLTRHTPSDLGACMRMVATGRADALVIDEYSAAAAIARAGLAEEIRVSERPFAVVTLHLVVGRATPGAEAMVAAFNDGLKTLKQQGVYLRLLAAHTVQPLP; encoded by the coding sequence TTGCGGGATTCGGCAGGCGGGGTGAAACGGGCGGCGCTGGGCGCCGTCATGGCCGGGCTGCTTCTGTGCGCCGCACCGGCTCGGCCGTCGGCGCTCGAGACGCAATCCGGCCCGGTGCCGGCGCCCTACACCGGCCTGGATCTGGTGACCGGCAATGACTACGCCCCCTACACCGGCGAGGATCTGCCGGGCGGCGGTCTGGTGACGGAGCTGGTCCGCCAGGCCTTCGCGGTCGGCGGGCGCCGCTACGATGTGCGCTTCATGCCGTGGAAGCGGGGCTATGACGGCGTGGTCCTGGGCCGTTTCCTCGCCACCTTCCCCTATGTCCGCACGCCCGAACGGGAGCGCGAGGTGCTGTTCTCCGACCCGGTGATCGAGGTGCGGCAGTTCGTCTATCTGTCGAAGCGGTCGGCGATGGAGTTCCATGAGGGTGGCGCCGGCGGCAAGCCCGGCGGCGACTCCGGTGGCGTGACGGACTTCCGCGGGCGGACGGTCTGCCAGCCGGCCGGCTACGCCCTGCCGGCCGAGCTGGAAGAGCTGGTGCAATTGGGGCGGCTGACCCGGCACACGCCGTCGGACCTCGGCGCCTGCATGCGCATGGTGGCGACCGGCCGGGCCGACGCCCTGGTGATCGACGAATACAGCGCCGCCGCGGCGATCGCCCGTGCCGGTCTGGCCGAAGAAATCCGGGTATCGGAGCGGCCCTTCGCCGTGGTGACCCTGCATCTGGTGGTGGGGCGGGCCACGCCGGGGGCCGAAGCGATGGTCGCCGCCTTCAACGACGGGCTGAAGACGCTGAAACAGCAGGGGGTTTACCTTCGGCTGCTGGCCGCCCACACGGTTCAGCCTCTTCCCTGA
- the aroQ gene encoding type II 3-dehydroquinate dehydratase produces the protein MAIDASILVLNGPNLNMLGVREPQIYGSMTLDDLEAACHERADQLGLTVDFRQSNHEGELVSWIQQARTENDGIVINAGAYTHTSVAIMDSLILSELPVIEVHLSNIFKREPVRHHSYISPVARGMICGFGPHGYLLALDAIANIIDRD, from the coding sequence GTGGCCATCGACGCGTCGATTCTGGTCCTCAACGGGCCGAACCTCAACATGCTGGGCGTGCGGGAGCCGCAAATCTACGGGTCGATGACCCTGGACGACCTGGAGGCCGCCTGCCACGAGCGTGCCGATCAGCTGGGTCTGACCGTGGATTTCCGGCAGTCCAACCACGAAGGCGAACTGGTCTCGTGGATCCAGCAGGCGCGCACGGAGAATGACGGCATCGTCATCAACGCCGGCGCCTACACCCACACCTCGGTCGCGATCATGGACAGCCTGATCCTGTCGGAGCTGCCGGTGATCGAGGTCCATCTGTCGAACATCTTCAAGCGCGAGCCGGTCCGCCATCACTCCTACATCTCGCCGGTGGCGAGGGGGATGATCTGCGGGTTCGGGCCGCACGGGTATCTTCTGGCGCTGGACGCCATCGCGAACATCATCGACCGCGATTAA
- a CDS encoding acetyl-CoA carboxylase biotin carboxyl carrier protein subunit, translating into MASFDIDGDLVRKLADLLRETGLSEIEFAEGEKRIRVTRPTAAQTVAVQAAPVLAAAPVVAAAAPAGKPVNHPGAVTSPMVGTAYLAAEPGGTPFVRPGDVVKAGQTIMIIEAMKVMNPIKAPRGGTVAEVLVSDAQPVEFGEVLLIIE; encoded by the coding sequence ATGGCGAGCTTCGACATCGACGGCGATCTGGTCCGCAAGCTGGCGGACCTCCTGCGTGAGACGGGCTTGAGCGAGATCGAGTTCGCCGAGGGCGAAAAGCGCATCCGCGTCACCCGCCCGACCGCCGCCCAGACGGTCGCCGTCCAGGCAGCCCCGGTCCTGGCGGCCGCCCCGGTCGTCGCCGCGGCGGCTCCGGCGGGCAAGCCGGTGAACCATCCGGGCGCGGTGACCTCGCCGATGGTCGGCACCGCCTATCTGGCGGCCGAGCCGGGCGGCACGCCCTTCGTCCGTCCGGGCGACGTGGTCAAGGCCGGCCAGACCATCATGATCATCGAGGCGATGAAGGTCATGAACCCGATCAAGGCCCCGCGCGGCGGCACCGTCGCCGAGGTGCTGGTGTCCGACGCCCAGCCGGTCGAGTTCGGCGAAGTTCTCCTCATCATCGAGTAA
- the accC gene encoding acetyl-CoA carboxylase biotin carboxylase subunit, translating into MFEKVLIANRGEIALRIHRACREMGIQTVAVHSTADADAMHVRLADESVCIGPASARDSYLNIPAILSAASITNVDAIHPGIGFLSENAQFAEMVEEHGFTFIGPTPEHIRIMGDKVTAKKTVMEQGLPVVPGSDGPVTSLEDAEKIAHETGYPVLIKAAAGGGGKGMKVARNPDQLKEAYQLARGEARAAFGNDEVYLEKYLGHPRHIEIQLLGDTHGTCVHFGERDCSVQRRHQKVIEEAPSPALNAEQRAFIGDLAAKTAAAIGYRGVGTMEFLYEDGQFYFIEMNTRLQVEHTITEMITGIDLVREQIRVAAGAPLGYGQSDIRFEGHAIECRVNAENPETFIPSPGKIDGYHAPGGLGVRVDSALYDGYRVPSHYDSLIAKLVVHGTTRNECLMRLRRSIEEYVIGGIQTTLPLHDRIIAQQAFIDGNYDIHWLEQLMAKS; encoded by the coding sequence ATGTTCGAAAAGGTCCTGATCGCGAACCGTGGTGAGATCGCTCTGCGCATCCACCGCGCCTGCCGCGAGATGGGGATCCAGACCGTGGCGGTGCATTCCACCGCCGACGCCGACGCCATGCACGTCCGCCTCGCCGACGAAAGCGTGTGCATCGGCCCGGCGTCCGCGCGCGACAGCTACCTCAACATTCCGGCCATCCTGTCGGCGGCGTCGATCACCAATGTCGACGCCATCCACCCCGGCATCGGCTTCCTGTCGGAAAACGCCCAGTTCGCGGAGATGGTGGAGGAGCACGGCTTCACCTTCATCGGCCCGACGCCGGAGCATATCCGGATCATGGGCGACAAGGTCACCGCCAAGAAGACGGTGATGGAACAGGGGCTGCCGGTGGTGCCCGGCTCCGACGGTCCGGTGACGTCGCTGGAAGATGCGGAGAAGATCGCCCACGAGACCGGCTATCCGGTGCTGATCAAGGCGGCGGCGGGCGGCGGCGGCAAGGGCATGAAGGTCGCCCGCAACCCCGACCAGCTGAAGGAAGCCTATCAGCTGGCCCGTGGCGAGGCGCGCGCCGCCTTCGGCAACGACGAGGTCTATCTGGAGAAGTATCTCGGCCATCCGCGGCACATCGAGATCCAGCTCCTGGGCGACACCCACGGCACCTGCGTGCATTTCGGCGAGCGCGACTGCTCGGTCCAGCGCCGGCACCAGAAGGTGATCGAGGAGGCGCCGAGCCCGGCGCTGAACGCCGAACAGCGCGCCTTCATCGGTGATCTGGCGGCGAAGACGGCGGCGGCCATCGGCTATCGCGGCGTCGGCACGATGGAGTTCCTGTACGAGGACGGGCAGTTCTATTTCATCGAAATGAACACCCGCCTGCAGGTCGAACACACCATCACCGAGATGATCACCGGCATCGATCTGGTGCGCGAGCAGATCCGCGTCGCCGCCGGCGCGCCGCTGGGCTACGGCCAGTCGGACATCCGCTTCGAAGGCCACGCCATCGAATGCCGGGTGAATGCCGAGAACCCGGAGACCTTCATCCCGTCGCCGGGCAAGATCGACGGCTATCACGCGCCGGGCGGCCTGGGCGTGCGCGTCGATTCGGCTCTCTATGACGGCTACCGCGTGCCGTCGCATTACGACAGCCTGATCGCCAAGCTGGTCGTCCACGGCACCACCCGCAACGAGTGCCTGATGCGCCTGCGCCGCTCCATTGAAGAGTATGTGATCGGCGGCATCCAGACGACGCTGCCGCTGCATGACCGCATCATCGCCCAGCAGGCCTTCATCGACGGCAATTACGACATCCATTGGCTGGAACAGCTGATGGCGAAGTCCTGA
- a CDS encoding methyl-accepting chemotaxis protein, whose translation MRLNEPITDREIEMEDGVLLVSRTDTGGRITFVNKAFVDISGYAEDELIGAPHNLIRHPHMPKEAFADLWATIKGGRPWEGLVKNRTKTGDFYWVRANVTPVVEDGTVTGFISIRTKPSREQVAATERLYADIREGRAGHLSVREGQAVARGGAAALRRWVASITGRLTLIFAFMVLSMLVVGGVTLRGMSDSNASLKTVYEDRTVPAVQIGQILDHMRDNVQTLQQLIIDTRDGTDSKVIAGREQRISGNAATIDRLWADFLTTHLTPEEKELAERFARQRAAFLNEGLKPAVELARQGDSLRLEVMVRDRIYPLFQAAFQTNKDLLQLQLTVARGEYEGALEDFRWHLVFAVAAGLAVLVAAVLCGFMLLRTVRRPLADFSTDFDAIARNDQSHIIDLPTAVEFHPIAGQLRGLKARLCYAVQERVERARQADEERRRALESMASTVEREAGRAVEEVAQRTGAMANDAEGMSGSAERVSINAQTVASAAGQALANAQTVAAASEQLAASIREISSQIAHSSAVTRRAVESGHHTQATIRSLSETVAKVGEVVNLIQSIAGQTNLLALNATIEAARAGEAGKGFAVVAQEVKNLANQTASSTEEITRQITAIQSVTDQAVQAVEEIGQTIAEIDHIAGSIAAAMEEQSAATQEISRNVVETSTAAQEVSHRIAAVSEEADRTGEQATQVKHGSGDVARSIESLRMVLVRIVRTSTGDADRRRKPRYQVEETGTLLIGGDRLAVTVRNLSIGGAMIDPVTATDGGSLAGATGKLRLDRYGAETTVAVKAVEHNRIHLAFDGETMSRDFVRAVEIATKDRSPVDVAA comes from the coding sequence ATGCGTCTCAATGAACCGATCACCGACCGCGAAATCGAGATGGAAGACGGCGTGCTGCTGGTGTCGCGAACCGACACGGGCGGCCGCATAACCTTCGTCAACAAGGCCTTCGTCGACATCAGCGGCTATGCCGAGGACGAGCTGATCGGGGCACCGCACAACCTGATCCGCCATCCCCACATGCCGAAGGAGGCCTTCGCCGACCTGTGGGCGACGATCAAGGGCGGCCGGCCGTGGGAAGGGCTGGTGAAGAACCGGACCAAGACCGGCGATTTCTACTGGGTCCGCGCCAACGTCACCCCGGTGGTGGAGGACGGGACGGTGACCGGCTTCATCTCCATCCGCACCAAGCCGTCGCGCGAGCAGGTGGCGGCGACGGAACGGCTCTACGCCGACATTCGCGAAGGACGGGCGGGCCATCTGTCGGTGCGCGAGGGCCAGGCGGTGGCGCGGGGCGGCGCTGCGGCGCTGCGGCGCTGGGTGGCCAGCATCACCGGGCGGCTGACCCTGATCTTCGCCTTCATGGTCCTGTCGATGCTGGTGGTGGGCGGCGTCACGCTGCGCGGCATGTCCGACAGCAACGCCTCGCTGAAGACGGTGTATGAGGACCGGACGGTTCCCGCCGTGCAGATCGGCCAGATCCTGGACCATATGCGCGACAACGTGCAGACGCTGCAGCAGCTCATCATCGATACCCGCGACGGCACCGACTCCAAGGTGATCGCCGGCCGGGAGCAACGCATCTCCGGCAATGCCGCAACCATCGACCGGCTGTGGGCGGACTTTCTCACCACCCACCTGACGCCTGAGGAGAAGGAACTGGCGGAGCGTTTCGCCAGGCAGCGCGCCGCGTTCCTGAACGAAGGATTGAAGCCGGCGGTGGAGCTGGCGCGCCAGGGCGATTCGCTGCGGCTGGAGGTGATGGTCCGCGACCGCATCTATCCGCTGTTCCAGGCCGCCTTCCAGACCAACAAGGACCTGCTGCAGCTGCAGCTGACCGTTGCCCGTGGCGAATATGAGGGGGCGCTGGAGGATTTCCGCTGGCATCTGGTCTTCGCGGTGGCCGCCGGGCTGGCGGTGCTGGTGGCGGCGGTGCTCTGCGGCTTCATGCTGCTGCGCACCGTGCGGCGGCCGCTTGCCGACTTCTCGACCGATTTCGACGCCATCGCCCGCAACGACCAGAGCCACATCATCGACCTGCCGACGGCGGTCGAGTTCCATCCCATCGCCGGGCAGCTGCGCGGGCTGAAGGCCCGGCTGTGCTACGCCGTGCAGGAGCGCGTCGAACGCGCCCGTCAGGCCGACGAGGAGCGGCGCCGCGCGCTGGAGTCCATGGCCTCCACCGTGGAGCGCGAGGCCGGCCGCGCGGTGGAGGAGGTGGCCCAGCGCACCGGCGCCATGGCCAACGACGCCGAAGGCATGTCCGGGTCGGCCGAGCGGGTCAGCATCAACGCCCAGACCGTGGCGTCGGCTGCGGGCCAGGCGCTGGCCAACGCCCAGACCGTCGCCGCCGCCAGCGAGCAGCTGGCCGCCTCGATCCGCGAGATTTCCTCGCAGATCGCCCATTCCAGCGCGGTGACCCGCCGTGCGGTGGAAAGCGGCCACCACACCCAGGCCACCATCCGCTCCCTGTCGGAGACGGTGGCGAAGGTGGGCGAGGTGGTGAACCTGATCCAGTCGATCGCCGGCCAGACCAATCTTCTGGCGCTCAACGCCACCATCGAGGCGGCGCGGGCGGGGGAGGCCGGCAAAGGCTTCGCCGTCGTGGCGCAGGAGGTGAAGAACCTCGCCAACCAGACCGCCTCCTCGACCGAGGAGATCACGCGCCAGATCACCGCCATCCAGTCGGTGACCGATCAGGCGGTGCAGGCGGTGGAGGAGATCGGCCAGACCATCGCCGAGATCGACCACATCGCCGGTTCGATCGCCGCGGCGATGGAGGAGCAGTCGGCCGCCACCCAGGAGATCAGCCGCAACGTGGTGGAGACCTCCACCGCGGCGCAGGAGGTGTCGCACCGCATCGCCGCGGTGTCGGAGGAGGCCGACCGCACCGGCGAGCAGGCCACCCAGGTCAAGCACGGCTCCGGCGACGTCGCCCGCTCCATCGAGAGCCTGCGGATGGTGCTGGTCCGCATCGTCCGCACCTCCACCGGCGATGCCGACCGCCGGCGCAAGCCGCGCTATCAGGTGGAGGAGACGGGGACGCTGCTGATCGGCGGCGATCGACTGGCGGTGACCGTGCGCAACCTGTCCATCGGCGGCGCGATGATCGACCCGGTGACGGCGACCGACGGCGGTTCCCTGGCGGGCGCCACCGGCAAGCTGCGCTTGGACCGCTACGGCGCCGAGACGACGGTCGCGGTCAAGGCGGTGGAGCATAACCGCATCCATCTCGCCTTCGATGGCGAGACGATGTCGCGCGACTTCGTCCGGGCTGTCGAGATCGCCACGAAGGATCGTTCGCCGGTCGACGTGGCGGCCTGA
- a CDS encoding PAS domain S-box protein, whose translation MVNITALSPLMECPDQDASRSGLLQTVAGPPNATPSNAAPGTGRTPRARLRWRRGRQAAAVPRLYQATDAAGDGLWDWDMASGAVWYSPRWQTMLGFTPGEVPPHVEFWRSRVHPDDLPLVEAALAAHLSGERPVYECEHRVRTKSGAWLWILDRGRVMGWDAERRPSRMIGTHVDITARRRIEEELAESRLQLDAILDNAPVGVLLVDRDRVIRRVNKSVAATFQHRLEDIVGCSARVIYGDDGVFEEVGRRAYPRMEAGGQFDEEVAMRRADGADIRCRLIGRSVKAGDPGRGYVWVVEDVTVRWRAEQALNDRAGFQRVLLDTVPVPIFVQDVMGHYVDANSAFERWMGIDRQALFGRTVFDLAPPHIAEADEAVDKALLADQKPQSYETQLRCADGTLRDVLFSKAVYCRTGGKPAGIVGAVMDISERKHAEQALLERQQLFEQIFVASCAVKLLVDPADGRIVDANPAAAEFYGYPLDRLRSMHIQDINAAPRTEVERDLHHAGSAGQRHFQFRHRLATGEVRDVEVYISNIVVHGRTMLMSLIHDITERCLAADALRRKTRELERSNAELEAFAYVASHDLRQPLRVITSYLTLLERGLGTSLDEEARECIDFARDGAQRMDRLIVDLLEYSRVGRKAKPFRPVPLEEPLRLALLNLEVAVQDAGATVTVEMAGVGMTPTVAGDDNELMRLFQNLIGNAVKYREPGRSPIVRVAVAADRQDGVAVWRIDIRDNGIGIAAEDRERVFGIFQRLHRRDEYEGTGVGLAVCKKIVEHHGGRLWVADLPWDLPGEGADDLRGEDGRPCGSLFRMVLPALPSPQ comes from the coding sequence ATGGTCAACATCACAGCCTTGTCCCCCCTGATGGAGTGTCCCGACCAGGACGCTTCGCGTTCGGGACTCCTCCAGACCGTTGCCGGCCCCCCAAACGCCACGCCGTCGAACGCCGCGCCGGGGACCGGACGGACGCCCCGCGCCCGCCTGCGCTGGCGGCGCGGCCGGCAGGCGGCGGCGGTTCCGCGGCTGTATCAGGCGACCGACGCCGCCGGTGACGGGCTGTGGGATTGGGACATGGCCAGCGGCGCGGTGTGGTACAGCCCGCGATGGCAGACGATGCTGGGCTTCACGCCGGGCGAGGTGCCGCCGCATGTTGAATTCTGGCGCTCCCGCGTTCATCCCGATGACCTGCCGCTGGTCGAGGCGGCGCTGGCGGCGCATCTGTCGGGCGAGCGCCCGGTCTATGAATGCGAGCACCGGGTCCGCACCAAGTCGGGGGCGTGGCTCTGGATACTCGACCGCGGCCGGGTGATGGGCTGGGATGCGGAGCGCCGTCCGTCCCGCATGATCGGCACCCATGTCGACATCACCGCCCGCAGACGCATCGAGGAGGAACTGGCCGAAAGCCGGCTGCAGCTGGACGCCATTCTCGACAACGCGCCGGTGGGCGTCCTGCTGGTCGACCGCGACCGGGTGATCCGCCGCGTCAACAAATCGGTGGCCGCCACCTTCCAGCACCGGCTGGAGGACATCGTCGGCTGTAGCGCCCGCGTCATCTACGGCGACGACGGGGTGTTCGAGGAGGTGGGCCGGCGCGCCTATCCCCGGATGGAGGCCGGCGGCCAGTTCGACGAGGAGGTGGCGATGCGCCGCGCCGACGGCGCGGACATCCGCTGCCGTCTGATCGGCCGGTCGGTGAAGGCGGGCGATCCCGGGCGCGGCTATGTCTGGGTGGTGGAGGACGTGACCGTCCGCTGGCGCGCCGAACAGGCGCTGAACGACCGCGCCGGCTTCCAGCGCGTGCTGCTGGACACGGTGCCGGTGCCGATCTTCGTGCAGGACGTGATGGGCCATTACGTCGACGCCAACAGCGCCTTCGAACGCTGGATGGGCATCGACCGGCAGGCGCTGTTCGGCCGCACCGTCTTCGATCTCGCCCCGCCGCACATCGCCGAGGCCGACGAGGCGGTGGACAAGGCCCTGCTGGCCGACCAGAAGCCGCAGAGCTACGAGACGCAGTTGCGCTGCGCCGACGGGACGCTGCGCGACGTGCTGTTCTCCAAGGCGGTCTATTGCCGGACCGGCGGCAAGCCGGCCGGGATCGTCGGCGCGGTGATGGACATCAGCGAGCGCAAGCATGCCGAACAGGCCCTGCTGGAACGGCAGCAGCTGTTCGAGCAGATTTTCGTCGCCAGCTGCGCGGTGAAGCTGCTGGTCGACCCGGCGGATGGGCGGATCGTCGACGCCAATCCGGCGGCGGCGGAGTTCTACGGCTATCCGCTCGACCGGCTGCGCAGCATGCATATCCAGGACATCAATGCCGCCCCGCGCACCGAGGTCGAGCGGGACCTGCATCACGCGGGCAGCGCCGGACAGCGGCATTTCCAGTTCCGTCACCGGCTGGCCACCGGCGAGGTTCGCGATGTCGAGGTCTATATCAGCAACATCGTCGTGCATGGCCGCACCATGCTGATGTCGCTGATCCACGACATCACCGAACGCTGCCTGGCCGCCGACGCCCTTCGCCGCAAGACGCGCGAGCTTGAACGCTCCAACGCCGAGCTGGAGGCCTTCGCCTACGTCGCCTCGCACGACCTGCGCCAGCCCTTGCGCGTCATCACCAGCTATCTGACCCTGCTGGAGCGGGGCTTGGGCACGTCGCTGGACGAGGAGGCGCGGGAGTGCATCGACTTCGCCCGCGACGGCGCCCAGCGCATGGACCGGCTGATCGTCGACCTGCTGGAATATTCGCGGGTCGGGCGCAAGGCCAAGCCCTTCCGGCCGGTGCCGCTGGAGGAGCCGCTGCGTCTCGCGCTGCTGAACCTGGAGGTGGCGGTCCAGGACGCCGGCGCCACGGTGACCGTCGAGATGGCCGGCGTTGGTATGACCCCGACGGTGGCCGGCGACGACAACGAGCTGATGCGGCTGTTCCAGAACCTGATCGGCAACGCGGTGAAGTACCGCGAGCCCGGCCGTTCGCCCATCGTGCGCGTCGCCGTGGCGGCGGACCGGCAGGATGGCGTCGCGGTCTGGCGGATCGACATCCGCGACAACGGCATCGGCATCGCCGCCGAGGACCGCGAGCGTGTCTTCGGCATCTTCCAGCGGCTGCACCGCCGCGACGAATATGAGGGTACCGGCGTCGGACTGGCGGTCTGCAAGAAGATCGTCGAGCATCACGGCGGCCGGCTGTGGGTCGCCGACCTTCCTTGGGACCTTCCCGGCGAGGGGGCGGACGATCTGCGTGGCGAGGACGGGCGCCCTTGCGGCAGCCTGTTCCGCATGGTCCTGCCGGCCCTCCCGAGTCCGCAATGA